Within Fusarium fujikuroi IMI 58289 draft genome, chromosome FFUJ_chr08, the genomic segment tctggtgatgttgtgatgAGATAGCTTGAGAGGGCAGGACTAGTGGTGGTTTATGCGGTAAGGTAATGGTGATATTGCATTGATTTATACCGAGTGGTATGTTCGGCTATCAACATTTTCTGTCCCGCATTACTCGTTTCGTAACAACAACTGAGTTTCGGCAGTTGAAAAGAGTCACGCAAAACCTGGGAAAAAGGAGGTTGTTCAGAGCAGTTTGTCCGATGAAGTTTCCGAAATTCGGCCTCAAAATATCATATCGTACACGTACAGTCTTTATGGTCAAGTCCGAAATACCTCTTGGACCAATTGCCTAATTGCCGAGTAACGTTACAGTTGCTCCATCGTGCTTGAAACTAGTGATGCTCTTGATGAAATCTAGTAGAATAGCCACGTTGGAAGTTTACCATGTTGTGGATGTGACCTGTCTCTTAGGGTGAGAATGCAAGCAACCTGGCTACGACTGAGTTTGAGTCACACATATCACCCAAAGACTGCATGAATATAATTCAGCATGAATTTGAAGGTATTTTCACTGTAAAGCATGCATTGTACGTCGAGAGTCAAACATTTAATCACCAGCTAATATAGAACCTTACGTGATATATCTCTACAGTCATCCCTTGTCTTATCATGCGATGACTCGCATATCCCGGCTGTAGATTAAACGAGCTACAACGCCGCAAGCAGTACTAAGTAAAGCTGTCCCGCCAAAATAGTACATGGCAGGCCGAAAAGGCACAATGGAGTCCGCAACATCTGCATGCGTGACCTGAATAAGAGCCGCCGATATTGCATTTCCTCCCATTATACCAGGTGCCCAACCCGTGAAAAGCAAACTCAAGGCTCCTGGCGCATCATCGATTGGCAAGTGACGACCGACGGCTGTAGGAATGGCCACTGCAAAGCCTCCATTCGACAGTCCGTTGAGGATGCAAAACAAGAGAACCAGTCCCAGGTTGGAAGAAAAGGGCCAAACAGCGAATAGAGAAACCGCATTTACCAAAGAGGCAAAGAACAAGGCGTTCATGGAACCAACTCTATCGCACGCATAGCCTGTCAGGATTCGACCTACTGACATACATACCAAAAGGCAGGCAAGCGTGGCTATGGATGTAGAGTTTGAGAAGCCAAGAGCGTTGTTGATGTAGGGGAGGAAGAATGTTGGCGCATATATGGGAAAGATTCCCACTGCGCCAGCTGCGAAATGCCATGAGAAACAGGCATCTCTGAAGACAGACCATTTAACAGGATACTCCGGGGGAGCACCGCGGTCCTTGACGAGTAAAGCGGTCGGTATGCCAGTAACAAGCGACGCAATACCCAGTATGCGAAAGGTCCAGGCAACTCCAACGCCTTCAGTCAGATAGCCGACTGAAACAGCTCCAACAAGAGCCCCAAAACTGCCACCAAGCTTGACGATGCCATTCGCCAAGCCAAGCCTCTTCTTAAACCACAATACCGGAAGAGTGTTATACAAAGTGTCGGTGAAAGCTGAACCGATGCCATATGAGACTCCACATGCGAAGAATAACCCCACGAGGCTTCCAACAGCCCAGCTGCTCGCTAGGCAGCCAAGGCCATAGATGGCGATGCCAATCGTCATGCCTGCGCGAGCTCCGATGACACGAACTATTCGGATGGCTGGTATCCCGAGTGCAGGACCCAAGGCTACACCGAGACTACCAACGAATGACACGGCGCTGAGCGAAGAGCCTTTGAGAGTCGTTCGAAGCAGAGCTGCCTGTAGGATGCCCCAGGATCCAGCCCAGAGATTGATCCAGAATGTATGAACGAAGCAGACAAAGATGATGACCCATCCGTATCCGCCATCTGGGGGCGTGTCGGGATCTTCAGTGGgagtctcaacctcaacaatgATTGGATCCCGGATAGAAATTGGCTCCAGTTCCATGGCTATAGATATGGCGTTGTAGATGGCTTGGATTTAGATATGAAGGTGCTGTGTATCGAAAAATTGACTGCTTCGATGCCGTGGTGTGATGTTCGTTAGATGAAAGAAGCAACTGTTTTCGTGAAGACTTTGAGTGTTTCCGTGGCTACTAGATACATGCACCCGTACAAAACAACAAATCACTACTCGGTGATTGAAAACGGCACAAAATCCCTGGCCCCTTATCAGTCTCGACATCGGAGATCTTGGATCCCCGAATGGAAGCCCCACGAGAACTCAAATACTTGCTTGTTTCATTATAACGCTGTATGCCCCATAAACTCGCATACTAAATCCCTGTTCAACAACTGCCGTGGGCTCCGCACCTTTCCGTCGGCAATTTCCGCTGAAAACCAATTCGAGGCGTCAACTTGCAGCGTGACATTTGCCAATCGGAAGTTTGTGCGCTTTCGGGCAGAAAATGCATAATGCATCTATCCACGTCAACTCGGCACCGTTTGTTATGCGGGCACACCCATCGGTACTTGATATGCACCGAGACAACATGGCAATGAGAAAGGTGGGTAAGAACCCCTCGTATCTGGGGTTTAAAGCCTGAGATTGACATTGCTTTCCCATTCCAAAAATCGTAAAGAATTACCCGACTCATCGTTTCACTTCCAACACACCAACAACCATGGCACCAGCTGGAGATCTCGGTAGGAGACTCATCCCTTGCATCCTGGATGAGATGTCCAGAGATGAACCTGATCGAGTTATTTACTCCATTGCTAAGTCTGCCGATATTTCCAAGGGCTTCACAGAAATTACAGCTCGCGAGTTTGCCAATGCAGTGAACAAGACCGCCTGGTGGTTGGAACATCTTGTTGGCAAGAGCGAATCATTCCAGACCATTGGATATATCGGGCCGCGTAAGTATCTTTGGCTTATACAGCATCTATCTGATGCTGACCAGACAAGATGACATCCGCTATTTCCTGCTGAATCTGGCCTGCGTCAAAGTAGGATATCAAGTAAGTTACATTACACCAGGATAATGTCTCGATGATTTCATTTGACTCACAACACTGCTCAGGTCATCTTTTTGTCGCCGGGTAATAGCATTGAAGCTGCCATGGGTCTTCTTGCGGCGACCAAATGTAGCCTTTGGGTTCATCCGGTGGACTACCCGCCGTATCAACTGGTTGAGAAGATCCAGCAGACCTGGGAGCTGCGTATTATGGAGATTCCCACAGTCGCAGAACTCCTCGACGCGTCTAGCTCGCCTCAATATCCTTATGCAAAGACCTATGATGAAGCAATGGCGGACACCTTCTGCATTCTTCATACGTCTGGTACAACAGGCTTGCCCAAGCCCATCTATCTCAGCAACGGGTTGCTTGCTACCATGGACGCCGCTCGTATCTTACCGCCATTTGAGGGTGATAACGGCGCTCGTCCATGGGCAACCTT encodes:
- a CDS encoding related to monocarboxylate transporter, which translates into the protein MELEPISIRDPIIVEVETPTEDPDTPPDGGYGWVIIFVCFVHTFWINLWAGSWGILQAALLRTTLKGSSLSAVSFVGSLGVALGPALGIPAIRIVRVIGARAGMTIGIAIYGLGCLASSWAVGSLVGLFFACGVSYGIGSAFTDTLYNTLPVLWFKKRLGLANGIVKLGGSFGALVGAVSVGYLTEGVGVAWTFRILGIASLVTGIPTALLVKDRGAPPEYPVKWSVFRDACFSWHFAAGAVGIFPIYAPTFFLPYINNALGFSNSTSIATLACLLVCMSVGRILTGYACDRVGSMNALFFASLVNAVSLFAVWPFSSNLGLVLLFCILNGLSNGGFAVAIPTAVGRHLPIDDAPGALSLLFTGWAPGIMGGNAISAALIQVTHADVADSIVPFRPAMYYFGGTALLSTACGVVARLIYSRDMRVIA